The Tubulanus polymorphus chromosome 4, tnTubPoly1.2, whole genome shotgun sequence genomic interval CAGGTCGATGGTAAAACAAAACGTTTTCTCTAGGTTTACACAGTCTCGACTGAAATCCATGAAATGatcttaaatctaaatacGTGTTTTCCCTAACTATATATTCAATTAGGGCTTAGACTTGTGTTAGACGTCTAAGCCATGAATGGCGGCGCAAGTCACTGTTGAAGATGGTAGTTTGTAACTATAGCCTACATGAGTTGGAACAGTCGATGTTTCCCTTCGCCAACAGAACACACGGGTCTTATTCGACGAAATGAGTTTCGAAACTGGGATGGTAATTAACGATCATAGAGCTCTCGCTGTATTTACCCAATAACCGTGTATAGACTCTGATTGCACAGTTCAAGAACGGCGTGggttctctccctctccctctctccggAGTCGGGTTTCTGAAACTTACGCAGAGAAATCAAATTACTCATTATATTACCAGCTGATAAGACCTACTCATTTGGTCGACTGCCAGCGTCGACTTCGACATTCGTGATAAGAGATAAGACGGGTTTAATGTTTTAAGATAAATTTTAATCGCAATCAAATGAGATTTTAGCTCGAACGCTGCTTTATTTCTGGATGGAATTTGCTCATAAAAGGAAAAACGGATACAAAAATCACGAAGATCGATGATCTGGATTGTCAATAAAGCATATGAATTCTGAATTATTTTCGTAGAGAAAAATGCTGTTTTATCGAGGTGAATTATTTGCGTGATAACGCGTTTTATTGATGGTGAATTCGAACTGCCATTTTTTATACTGGTCAGGTCTAGTCATAACCGATCGAGTGGAAAATTGTTCTAAAAAACGACAGACACTCGCCCGTGGCATCCTCctccggcagggattcgaatctGATGGTCTCGCTACACTCAGTCACGGTACGAAACTATGCcgcactagaccgagtgcgcaggtacatgcgcaagTTTGCCGGGGAAAACTTGCGgtaccaatcagattgctcgttgtataatcgctgaggcaaaTCTCGCGGAAGGATTATAGATGGAAAAACTCGGGCTagaataaaacgggatatctgattggctaataatggcatcatctaagctgcgcgtgtatCTGCGCACTCgatctagtgtggcagggtttcgtaacCGTGGTAATCTCAATGCcgcatcaggttcgaatccctaccgCGGGTGAAGATGATCTTTGGCAGTAAAACCGAAGCCGGACAAGTGAGTGACCCGGTATAATACACGACGCGTACAGTCGGGAAGTAGTAAGTAAATTGCCGAGGAGGAAACGGATGATTATAAATAAAAACGAATGTCCACAACGGATAAAAGCTGTCCCATTATACATATACGCGTTACAAGCGCTGACTATTACCGGTAAACCGTGTAATTGCGTTCGACGCAAAGAAACCCCGACATTTGTTTGATGGGTTTAAAGAACGTAGCTTTCGACGATATTTATTGACACGCAACTGACGGTGAATGAAAAGCGCGTAATGACGTTCGGTATATGAACGATCAGGCTACTATAAGATATAACCCCGTATAttgacacacacacacacgcgctATATAAAACTGTGGTAACTCTTTCAAAAGATTCGACTTTTGAAGAAAGAAAAATTGTCGTCGTGATTGGTTCGCACTTAACGGGAACACTTAGAACGCGATGAATCGAAAGTTCAATGCTATTTAACGCGATATCGATTCGAAAGTCATTGCCCGCGCTGTCGATAGTCCTACCTACATGAATTGAAATGAGAAGTTATTAAGGCCGATTTGTTCCTGCGATATATTCTTGCGCTTTGCCACGTTCGAATTTTTTTCCCGGTTTAGAAGATAGGCCAGAGAGTAAAGAACAGAAAATCGCTTACGCCGCAATAGGGTTCGAAACCAGTCCTTGTTCGAAGAGAGACGAGTGAAAGACCACTGCACTCAATTGCCACTGCTTTCCATGAATCATTCGGATAACTCAGTTGTAGctcacaatatccgtgataaaacgataatagtaaaaacccacaataaatgaagaaatgtctaaaaagtttattgaaatattagaaatatttcgtgTGGTTACTACCACCCTCAATCAGTCTAAAATGACTCACTAAATAGATAAACAGTATATGTAAACTATATTAATATTCAGATAGTAGATAAGTAAGTTGTAATCGTAGACAAGCTTGTGCTCAGCCATGCATGACttatttttgcatttcaacattttatccTCGAGCAAACAGCCACGACTAACCgaccccaaaaaaaaaaattatttcaattgaaCGATTACGATGAACACATTTTTGAGTATATCGCAAATGCCAAGTCACGTTAGTTATTTGTGACGACGTATGCCAAAACGAACTGGGAGCCTGATCGGGATATTcgtagtaaaaaaatatataaaactatAAATAGGACATTGCGAAAGTTCATAGAggtatcattttgattttgaaatctcgAAGATACGAATCGTTCTCAAAGCGTAGATTTCATAGGTCCGTGTATGTCCGCGATCATACGAGCATTTtaggcccgggccaaatttggcctggaaGAACCTATCACGCGGTTCATCGCGTCAATGGCACACAGGGTTGCAGTGTGCGTACGTACGTATATCTATCTCGCTCGGCAATCATCGTGTGCGCCTTGAAAAAATAACGGATTTCGAAATGCGAATTAATACAGCGCTGTTAAAGACATATACAAACCATCTCAACGCGCGATATATTGAAAGCAATTATCGGTAACGTTATCTGAAGGGTTATTTTAACAAGAATTCATTGGTCTGATTCTAAGTTTATAGTACGAGAACTAACGGATAACGACGGGAAATGGTTATTCGGAAAATGTCGTTGCCAGTGCCCTTCTGGAGATATACTCGAGCTGTCGCGTTTTATTTGACGCAATAATACGAACAAACAGCGACCGGGCACTTAAGTTGATTAGGAAATCTGCTTTCGGCATCGAGAAATTCGTTTCCGCGCTGACCACATTTCGAAAAGACAACTCGAGAGCTGCGTTTACGTCGAGGAATCGTTTCGAATCCTTAGTTATTGAATTGGCTATATGAAACGAGAAACTAAAGACCGGTCTGAAAGGCTAAGCCTCTCGATAGTGCAGTTGGAAAAACCACTGCGCGCCACGCTGGGCATAATCAGCAGGTTCCCCCTGACCTACTGAGCACGACCCAGGAGTATTAGCAGTTTCCCCTTAACCCACCGAGCTCTACTCAGGAGCAGTATCAGCGAGTTCCCTTCAACCCTCCGAGCTCCACTTAGGAGCAGTATTACCAGGTTCCCCTCAACCCACCGAGCACGACTCAGGAGCAGTATTACCGGGTTCCCCTCAACCCACCGAGCACGACTCAGGAGCAGTATGGCCCTGTCAGTCGTGTGCTTTAACGGTACACCTATACATTAATGTAACTTGACTCGTATTGGAAAAACTCTTCATCCAACCAAAAAGCATTAAAAAAGTGCGACGAAGatttcaaaacattaaaaaccaCACTTTACTATTTATGTCGAATGTGTCGGCTCACCGTTTGGGATAATAACGGTATAACTATCGATGGTTTCGTTTCGTAAGAGACTCGTCGTACGAGTTTTAGGTTTTTGCCTCTTTAAATAGAAAACGTATAAACGAAGCGACGAGATCTCGCGTTCGGCGGATGTCGATGCGCACGCGCGCTCAGTCGACAGATACCGGGCGATCAATCATTGCCAAACATATGAACGTCAAAAGATACGGCGACGACAGGGCGGCGGGGGGTAGGAGGGAGGATATCTGTACTGATCTGTATTGTGTAATGACGCGTGTAAACGGGATGAGTCAATCGTTCACCCGTCGCGCTTCAATCAAAGTCGCGTCATCGGGTAATCGATCTATATCGACTCATCAGGCAGATTCACCCGCTCCCAGTTATATCGGCGCCACTTTTCGGCTAATTCATCGATTTAGAAGCGCGCGCGTTTGCAGTTTACGAAAAACCGATCGAGAGAACGACATTGCTCGAACATCGTTGATAAAACCGAGTAGTTCAGAATACGATTTACAAACGACTTCCTTAATCGGATTTTTCGAGTTTATGGGCGAGTCTTACAGTTGTTGTGATTTACGCAAATGAGAGAGTGTTGAATTGATTCCTTCTTTCAGCATGCGCAGAGATTCACGACAACGAAACCGTAAAATGTTCAAGACCAGTTTCCCGAGGCTGGTGGAGGAGCAAAGAGACCACAATTAGATAGACGAATCACTTATGAAATGCAGTCATTTAAAATGTACTTGTTGTCACGACGGAGCCGATTGTGTCTGATTATCATGTGCCCGCCGCATGgtgataaaatatttacagtcCTCCTACTTCCCCCATCTTTTTCATCACGACCAATCCCTGCTTACGGCGGAAAAATACTAGCCGTGATCACACGAGCGTTTTTGGCCGGGAACAGCACTGTTCATATGGGCCCCGGGCCAGATTTGGTTTCGTTTTCAGTCGGGCCAAGCCCGAGTCAGATTTCAGCACGGGACAATTAttaatgattgcgtttgaaatactggttccggaaatgactcacttcgcttttttaaaaattgttttgtATCGAGTGAGCGGTTTACACGTGAGCGCGCTCTCTGATTAGGCACGAGATCAGCGGAAAGGCAGGTCATCAGAAGATCATCACCGATACTTaagttttaaagtttttgTCAGAGTTAGCTAAAAGTCGCACGGAGTTAGCCATGTCCGAGCCAGGCGAGGTATACTATATAGATACCGTGTTCATaatcgtatatatttgttatttaAAGCTGATATAAAGAAATAGTCGATATTGAAACCCGTTTATGTCAAGCGCAGAAAGCGGAACTAAAAACGTCCGTGAAAACCGCTGTAAAGTTTTGTACACGTTTGCGCGTGCAGCAACGGCGATCGATAACGCGACCGCGTGAATAAAGGGACCAGTATATGAATAAACGGCACAGCTATAAACATGAATATTGTACGACTTATAATGTATTTTATAGTCATGCGTACAAAACTATGAAATCCATTCGTCAATTGAAACTTGAATGAAATCTACATTTTTTGGTCGAAGAATGATTATCGACCTAGTTGGCTCGTCGATGAGAAGTATGTGTCACTATCCAAATTGAGATTTTACGTCAATTGGCGAGGAACACATATTCGAATCTGTGTATTTGTGTTTCGATTTTGACAATGAGAATGAGTAGGGGCAGTTGGAGTACGAGGCGCCTTGTCGCGCTTTTTATCGCTATCTGTTTCGCCGGTCGAGGTGAGAGTTCTTTCTTTTATTATCAAAGATTGTCATTCGCTGTCGAAAAAAGATATCGACGACGATGCGTATTTATGCATCGGTAAAGCGAAAGTCCGAGCAGCCCCATCATTACAATCGAATTATCGTTTGGAAACGAGTCCCGGTGGTGTGAACCTATACGGCACCAGGCGCAATGACGTCGACGTCTTTGTGGTGCGAAGCCATCCTTAGATGGCGATATGATTGAAACCACAATCTAATATCAACTTATCAATAAGCTCTCTTAAATGTTCTCTAATGTCCGAAATGACAGAATATAAGAACGCCGTTGTTGAAATTGATTCGCTCGATTTTCCAAAATTGAATAGAAATGTCTTACTGTCGTCTTTTTAAAATATACTCTCTTTCAGTAATAGCGGATGAAACTCCTGGCTCAACCGATTCGCTTGGCGCACAGGAAGAAGATCCTACAACGGCGTCGATCTCGGCGTCTTTCGACTCGACTACCGCGCCCCAAAAGTCAACACCGTTAGCCACTACTAACATCGCAGTATCAACGAAATCGTCGACAACTAAACCGATTAAGACCACAGCAACTAGTACCGCACCGAACACGAGTACCGCACCGAGCACGAGTACCGCAGCAAGCACGAGTACCCCAGCAAGCACGAGTACCGCAGCAAGCACGAGTACTGCACCGAGCACGAGTACCGCAGCAAGCACGAGTACCGCAGCAAGCACGAGTACCCCAGCAAGCACGAGTACCGCAGCAAGCACGAGTACCCCAGCAAGCACGAGTACCCCAGCAAGCACGAGTACCGCAGCAAGCACGAGTACCTCAGCAAGCACGAGTACCCCAGCAAGCACGAGTACCCCAGCAAGCACGAGTACCACGACAACAAGTCAGAAATCTTCGATCCCCGGTTCAAGTAGGAGTATTACACCAGCACCAACTCATACCTCATCGCCGGCGAATGTAACATCGACTACTCAAACACTGCCGCCGGCCGCGTCTACTTCTCGATTCGATTCGGGATCGTTCGTTGGTGGAATCGCGCTCGGGGCTTTCGTCGTCGCTTTTCTGTTGATCGGACGTAAATTGTACGCGATGCACAAGTCGAGGCGATACCGCACTCTGCTAGAGGAGACGGGATTCAATCTTGATCCGTCTGAACCGTTCGGATAACGACGAACAGCTCGACGAACGAACAACACCGAACCCTGATCGAATAAACgctaaaaaaacaacaacaatataCGAGTTGGGctgaaaaatgatatcttgttttaccggtaatcggccgggtcattttggtTACTgcgatagaatttgtaatcggttcatttctatagctgccgggtctgttattgaaAGCTCGATAGATAGGCAACTGTATG includes:
- the LOC141903591 gene encoding uncharacterized protein LOC141903591; this translates as MRMSRGSWSTRRLVALFIAICFAGRVIADETPGSTDSLGAQEEDPTTASISASFDSTTAPQKSTPLATTNIAVSTKSSTTKPIKTTATSTAPNTSTAPSTSTAASTSTPASTSTAASTSTAPSTSTAASTSTAASTSTPASTSTAASTSTPASTSTPASTSTAASTSTSASTSTPASTSTPASTSTTTTSQKSSIPGSSRSITPAPTHTSSPANVTSTTQTLPPAASTSRFDSGSFVGGIALGAFVVAFLLIGRKLYAMHKSRRYRTLLEETGFNLDPSEPFG